Proteins encoded in a region of the Takifugu flavidus isolate HTHZ2018 chromosome 10, ASM371156v2, whole genome shotgun sequence genome:
- the ubr5 gene encoding E3 ubiquitin-protein ligase UBR5 isoform X5: MTSIHFVVHPLPGTEDQLNDRLREVSEKLNKYSYNSHPHLGLLEQATLKQCVVGPNHAGFLLEDGRVCRISFAVQPDRLELSKPDGSDGSKLSSGSGTGRSSRPGRTSDPPWFLSGSDTLGRLAGNTLGSRWSSGVNGGNGGGGSGGGAGGGGAGGGSSGGSGSGSGGGGGGTSGRSSTAARDSRRQTRVIRTGRDRGSGLLGSQPQPVIPASVIPEELITQAQVVLQGKSRSVIIRELQRTNLDVNLAVNNLLSRDDEDGDDGDDTASESYLPGAEDLMSLLDADIHSAHPSVIIDADAMFSEDISYFGYPSFRRSSLSRLGPSRERDSELLRERESVLRLRERRWLDGASFDTERGSTSREGEANLDKKSIPVQSPVSLGEELQWWPDKDGVKFVSIGAMFSELVAVSSKGELYQWKWTEPEPFRNAQNPSIHHPRVSFLGLANEKITLLSANSIRATVATETNKVATWVDETLSSMASKLEHSAQAFPELQGERMVSLNCCALYTCAQLENGLYWWGVVPFSQRKKMLEKARAKNKKPKSSAGMSSIPNITVGTQVCLRNNPLYHAGAVAFSVSAGIPKVGVLLESVWNMNDSCRFQLRSPESLKTMEKTAKTQEIKTESKPELVKTEMGPPPSPASTCSDTSSIASSASLPYKRRRSTPAPKEEEKVNEEQWPLREVVFVEDVKNVPVGKVLKVDGAYVAVKFPGTSSSVSNQSSAAPADSDPSSLLQDCRLLRIDELQVVKTGGTPKVPDCFQRTPKKLCIPEKAEILAVNVDSKGVHAVLKTGNWVRYCIFDLATGKAEQENNFPTSNLAFLGQSERNVAIFTAGQESPIILRDGNGTIYPMVKDCVGGIRDPDWLDLPPINSLGMGVHSLANLPSNSTIKKKAAIIIMAVEKQTLMQHVLRCDYEACRQYLVNLEQAFMLDQGSQALGALLDHRCDGNRNILHAAVSVCFPVSNKETKEEEEAERSERNTFAERLSAVEAIANAISVVSSNSSGNRTGSSSSRGLRLREMMRRSLRAAGVGRHESGPSSSDHQDPVSPPIAPPSWVPDPPPMDPDGDIDFILAPAVGSLTTASTGTSQGPSTSTIPGPSNESPVVESKDRKANAHLILKLMCDSVVLRPHLRELLSAKDARGMTPFMLAVSGRAYPAAITVLEAAQKMAKVGDPGITEKEDADSVFMEMICPSGTNPDDSPLYVLCCNDTCSFTWTGAEHINQDIFECRTCGLLESLCCCTECARVCHKGHDCKLKRTSPTAYCDCWEKCKCKTLIAGQKAARLDLLYRLLTTTNLVTTPNSRGEHILLFLVQTVARQSVEHCQYRPPRIREDRNRKATNAEDSDMPDHDLEPPRFAQLALERVLQDWNALKSMIMFGSEENKDPLSASSRIAHLLSEEQVYLNQQSGTIRLDCFTHCLIVKCAPDITFIDTLLSTLVRELQNKYTPGRREEAVNVTRRFLRSVARVFVILSVEMASSKKKNNFIPQPIGKCRRVFQALLPYAVEELCNVAESLIVPVRMGIARPTAPFTLASTSIDAVQGSEELFSVEPLPPRPSPDQSSSSSQTAASYIIRNPQPRHSSQSQPVRGRDEEQDDIVSADVEEVEVVEGVAGEEDHHDDQEEQGEENPETEGQHDEHDEDGSDMELDLLAAAETESDSESNHSNQDNASGRRSVVTAATAGSEAGSRVSLAFPIFGASSVPAFFSEDDSQSNDSSDSDSSSSQSDDVDQETFLLDEPLERTTSSSHANSAAQAPRSMQWAVRNTPSQRASGSAPSNSSTPSASSTGLIYIDPTNLRRSSAISSSAAAAAAALEASNSSSYLTSASSLARAYSIVIRQISDLMSLIPKYNHLVYSQYPAAVKLTYHDAVNLQNYVEEKLIPTWNWMVSIMDSTEAQLRYGSALSSAGDPGHPSHPLHASQHSARRERINAREEASLRTLEGRRRAATLLTARQGMMSARGDFLNYALSLMRSHNDEHSDVLPVLDVCSLKHVAYVFQALIYWIKAMNQQTTLDTPQMDRKRNREILELGLDNEDSEHENDEDTNQSSTLQDKDEDPVPAETGQNHPFFRRSDSMTFLGCIPPNPFDVPLPEAIPLADQPHLLQPNARKEDLFGRPSQGLYSSSFMANKGLAEASVDRNCLEVNMGSSLPSPSQILPTKMSYSANLKNVMSMESGQRNTGTQSIADHEMDTSKPGPSPQDLAAQLKSSLLAEIGLTESDGPPLPSFRPHCSFMGMMISHDMLLGRWRLSLELFGRVFMEDVGAEPGSILTELGGFEVKESKFRREMEKLRNLQSRDLALEVDRDRDQLIQQTMRQLNAHFGRRCTTTPMAVHRVKVTFKDEPGEGSGVARSFYTAIALALLSNDKLPNLDCVQSVSKGMQASSTCHHDYNSNLMQRLRNRDRERERRSGGLRAGSRRDRDRDSRRQLSIDTRPFRPSSEGNPSDEPDPLPAHRQALGERLYPRVHAMQPAFASKITGMLLELSPAQLLLLLASEDSLRARVEEAMELLIAHGRENGADSILDLGLLEAPEKAQQQENRKRHGSTRSVVDMELDDPDDGEDNAPLFYQPGKRGFYSPRPGKNTEARLNCFRNIGRILGLCLLQNELCPITLNRHVIKVLLGRKVNWHDFAFFDPVMYESLRQLIRHSQAGEADAVFAAMDLAFAIDLCKEEGAGQVELLSGGVNMPVTPLNVYEYVRKYAEHRMLVVAEQPLHAMRKGLLDVLPKNALEDLTAEDFRLLVNGCGEVNVQMLISFTSFNDESGENADKLLQFKRWFWSIVEKMSMTERQDLVYFWTSSPSLPASEEGFQPMPSITIRPPDDQHLPTANTCISRLYVPLYSSKQILKQKLLLAIKTKNFGFV, from the exons gCTCCGCGAAGTCTCAGAAAAACTCAACAAATACAGCTACAACAG CCACCCTCACCTCGGTCTGCTGGAGCAGGCCACCCTAAAACAATGTGTGGTCGGTCCCAACCACGCTGGATTTCTGCTGGAG gacGGACGGGTGTGTAGGATCAGCTTTGCTGTCCAGCCCGATCGCCTGGAGCTCAGCAAACCGGATGGCAGCGATGG TTCAAAGTTGAGCAGTGGTTCAGGGACAGGAAGGAGCTCCAGGCCAGGCAGGACTAGTGATCCGCCCTGGTTCCTGTCTGGCTCTGACACACTTGGCAGACTGGCAGGCAACACCCTTGG GAGTCGTTGGAGCTCGGGCGTGAATGGAGGTAACGGAGGAGGCGGAAGTGGCGGCGGAGCCGGGGGAGGCGGcgcaggagggggcagcagcggAGGAAGCGGAAGCGggagcggcggtggcggcggaggGACGTCCGGGAGGTCGTCCACAGCGGCTCGGGATTCTCGTCGGCAGACCAGGGTGATCCGCACGGGCAGGGACCGCGGCTCAGGCCTTCTTGGTAGCCAGCCTCAGCCGGTTATTCCGGCTTCTGTCATCCCAGAGGAGCTCATCACTCAG GCTCAGGTTGTCCTACAGGGAAAGTCCAGGAGTGTCATCATCAGGGAACTCCAGCGGACCAACCTGGACGTCAACCTTGCTGTCAACAACTTGCTGAGTCGGGACGATGAAGATGGAGACGACGGAGACGACACGGCCAGCGAGTCCTACCTCCCTGGAG CAGAAGACCTGATGTCGCTGCTGGACGCAGACATTCACTCGGCTCATCCTAGTGTGATCATTGATGCCGACGCCATGTTCTCTGAGGACATCAGTTACTTTGGATACCCGTCTTTTAGACGCTCCTCGCTGTCTCGCCTGGGACCCTCCAGAG AGCGCGACTCAGAGCTGTTGCGTGAGCGCGAGTCTGTGTTGAGGTTGCGTGAGCGGCGATGGCTGGATGGAGCCTCGTTCGACACGGAACGAGGCTCCACCAGCCGTGAAGGTGAGGCCAACTTGGACAAGAAGAGCATTCCTGTCCAAAGCCCAGTCTCTTTGGGAGAGGAGCTCCAGTGGTGGCCAGACAAG GACGGTGTGAAGTTTGTAAGCATTGGAGCCATGTTTTCAGAACTGGTGGCTGTCAGCTCCAAAGGGGAACTGTATCAGTGGAAGTGGACTGAGCCGGAACCATTTAGAAATGCACAG AATCCTTCCATTCATCACCCACGTGTGTCATTCCTGGGCTTGGCCAATGAGAAGATCACCTTATTGTCTGCCAACAGTATCAGAGCGACTGTAGCTACAGAGACCAACAAG GTGGCAACGTGGGTGGATGAAACACTGAGCTCCATGGCCTCCAAGTTGGAACACAGTGCTCAGGCTTTCCCCGAGCTACAAGGGGAACGTATGGTGTCCCTGAACTGCTGTGCACTCTACACATGTGCACAGCTGGAGAATGGCCTCTACTGGTG GGGTGTTGTGCCTTTTAGTCAACGGAAGAAGATGCTTGAAAAGGCCAGAGCAAAGAACAAAAAGCCAAAGTCTAGTGCTGGCATGTCCTCGATCCCCAACATCACCGTGggaacacag gtgtgtttgaggaATAATCCCCTTTATCATGCCGGTGCAGTGGCCTTCTCCGTCAGTGCTGGCATTCCTAAAGTCGGTGTGCTTTTGGAGTCTGTCTGGAACATGAATGACAGTTGCAGGTTCCAGCTTCGCTCACCAGAAAGCCTCAAGACTATGGAGAAGACCGCCAAGACCCAGGAAATCAA GACAGAAAGCAAGCCAGAGCTGGTAAAGACCGAGATgggtcctcctccttccccagcATCCACCTGCAGTGATACCTCGTCCATTGCTAGTAGTGCCTCACTGCCCTACA AACGAAGGCGTTCTACTCCTGCtcctaaagaagaagaaaaggtgaACGAGGAGCAGTGGCCTCTCAGGGAGGTGGTGTTTGTTGAGGATGTTAAAAATGTCCCTGTAGGAAAG GTCCTTAAAGTGGATGGTGCCTATGTTGCTGTAAAGTTTCCAGGCACATCGAGCAGCGTGAGCAACCAGAGcagtgctgctccagctgattCAGACCCGTCATCGCTGCTACAGGATTGTAGACTCCTTAGAATAGATGAGCTGCAG GTAGTAAAAACTGGTGGAACTCCAAAAGTTCCAGATTGTTTCCAGCGCACACCCAAAAAACTGTGTATCCCAGAGAAAGCTGAGATTTTGGCTGTGAACGTTGACTCCAAAG GAGTTCATGCAGTGTTGAAAACTGGTAACTGGGTACGGTACTGTATCTTTGACCTGGCCACAGGCAAAGCTGAACAGGAGAATAATTTTCCTACTAGCAACCTAGCCTTCTTGGGGCAGAGTGAGCGTAACGTTGCTATTTTTACAGCTGGGCAG GAATCTCCAATTATCCTCAGAGATGGAAATGGCACAATCTATCCCATGGTCAAAGACTGTGTGGGTGGGATTCGGGATCCTGACTGGTTGGACCTGCCACCCATAAACAGCCTGGGGATGGGTGTTCACTCTTTGGCCAATCTCCCGTCCAACTCCACAATTAAGAAGAAGgctgctattattattatggctGTGGAG AAACAGACACTCATGCAGCACGTGTTGCGTTGTGATTACGAAGCATGTCGACAGTACCTGGTCAACCTCGAGCAGGCTTTCATGTTGGATCAGGGCAGCCAGGCCCTTGGAGCTCTTCTAGATCATCGCTGTGATGGAAATCGCAACATCCTCCATGctgctgtctctgtctgctTCCCTGTTAGTAACAAAGAGaccaaagaggaggaag AAGCTGAGAGGTCTGAGAGAAACACATTTGCAGAGCGCCTGTCGGCTGTGGAGGCCATAGCCAATGCTATTTCTGTGGTTTCAAGCAACAGTTCTGGGAATAGGACTGGCTCCTCCAGTAGCAGAGG CCTCCGCCTCAGGGAGATGATGCGGAGGTCTCTGAGAGCAGCAGGTGTTGGCCGTCATGAGTCTGGCCCATCGTCTAGTGACCACCAGGATCCCGTATCACCACCAATTGCCCCGCCAAGTTGGGTTCCTGATCCTCCACCCATGGACCCTG ATGGCGACATCGATTTCATTTTAGCCCCTGCTGTAGGGTCACTCACCACTGCTTCCACTGGAACCAGCCAGGGCCCCAGCACCTCAACAATACCAG GACCCTCAAATGAGTCTCCTGTGGTTGAATCTAAAGACAGGAAAGCCAATGCCCACCTCATCCTAAAGCTGATGTGTGACAGCGTTGTTCTGAGGCCGCATTTAAGGGAGCTCCTTTCTGCTAA GGATGCACGTGGAATGACCCCTTTCATGCTTGCCGTTAGTGGGAGGGCGTACCCAGCAGCCATCACAGTACTGGAGGCGGCTCAGAAAATGGCCAAGG TGGGTGACCCAGGCATCACAGAAAAGGAAGATGCTGACTCGGTGTTCATGGAAATGATTTGCCCTTCTGGGACCAATCCAGATGATTCCCCTCTGTACGTTCTCTGCTGCAACGATACCTGCAGCTTCACTTGGACTGGAGCTGAGCACATTAACCAG GACATCTTTGAGTGTCGAACGTGTGGACTGCTCGagtctctctgctgctgcaccgaGTGTGCAAGAGTGTGTCACAAAGGACACGACTGCAA GCTGAAAAGAACGTCCCCCACAGCATATTGTGATTGCTGGGAAAAATGCAAGTGCAAAACTCTTATTGCTGGACAGAAGGCGGCCCGCCTGGATCTGCTGTACAGGTTACTCACCACCACGAACCTGGTCACCACGCCAAACAGTCG GGGAGAGCATATTTTACTGTTCCTGGTACAGACTGTTGCCAGGCAGAGTGTGGAACACTGTCAGTACAGACCACCACGCAtcagagaggacaggaaccgCAAAGCCACGAATGCTGAAG ACTCTGATATGCCAGATCATGATCTGGAACCGCCTCGATTTGCGCAGCTGGCATTGGAAAGAGTTCTACAGGACTGGAATGCTCTTAAGTCCATGATCATGTTTGGCTCAGAGGAGAATAAAGACCC TCTTAGTGCCAGCAGCAGAATCGCCCATCTCCTTTCTGAAGAACAAGTCTACTTGAATCAGCAAAGTGGCACCATTCGCCTTGACTGTTTCACCCATTGCCTCATTGTCAAGTGTGCTCCTGACATCACT TTCATAGATACTTTACTGAGTACGCTAGTGAGGGAACTACAGAACAAGTACACTCCTGGACGAAGAGAGGAGGCAGTGAATGTCACCAGGAGGTTCCTGCGCTCTGTCGCCAGGGTGTTTGTGATCCTAAGTGTGGAGATGGCCTCATCCAAGAAAAAGAA CAACTTTATCCCTCAGCCCATCGGGAAATGTCGCAGAGTTTTCCAGGCTCTGCTGCCCTATGCCGTGGAGGAGCTGTGTAACGTAGCGGAGTCACTGATTGTTCCAGTGCGAATGGGCATAGCGAGACCTACTGCTCCGTTCACTTTGGCCAGCACCAGTATTGATGCGGTTCAGGGCAGCGAAGAGCTCTTCTCTGTTGAGCCGCTGCCCCCCAGACCCTCGCCTGACCAGTCCAGCAG CTCTAGTCAGACAGCTGCGTCTTACATCATCAGGAACCCCCAGCCTCGGCACAGCAGCCAGTCTCAGCCTGTCAGAGGGAGAGACGAGGAGCAGGATGACATCGTGTCAGCAGATGTGGAAGAG GTTGAGGTGGTTGAGGGAGTCGCAGGGGAGGAAGACCATCATGATGACCAAGAAGAACAGGGAGAGGAAAATCCAGAAACTGAAGGGCAGCATGATGAACATGACGAGGACG GAAGCGACATGGAGCTCGATCTGCTGGCTGCCGCTGAAACAGAGAGCGACAGTGAAAGCAACCACAGCAATCAGGACAATGCCAGCGGCCGCAGGAGTGTTGTCACGGCAGCAACTGCGGGTTCTGAAGCAG GCAGTAGGGTGTCCTTGgcatttcctatttttg GTGCGAGTAGTGTCCCTGCCTTCTTTTCAGAGGATGACTCTCAGTCCAATGACTCGAGTgactcagacagcagcagcagtcagagtGATGATGTGGACCAGGAAACGTTCCTTTTGGATGAGCCTTTGGAAAGGACAACCAGTTCTTCCCACGCCAACAGTGCTGCCCAAGCTCCCCGTTCCATGCAGTGGGCTGTGAGGAACACCCCCAGCCAGAGAGCCTCTGGAAGTGCTCCATCCAACTCCTCAACACCATCTG CAAGTTCCACGGGTCTGATATATATCGACCCTACCAACCTACGGCGTTCAAGTGCCATCAGCTccagcgctgcagctgcagcggcagctCTGGAAGCTAGTAATTCTAGCAGCTATTTAACATCTGCCAGCAGCCTGGCCCGGGCTTACAGCATTGTCATCAGGCAAATCTCAGACCTCATGAGTCTGATTCCCAAGTATAACCATCTGGTCTACTCCCAATACCCCGCAGCTGTAAAACTCACCTATCACGATGCAGTCAACCTGCAG AATTATGTTGAAGAAAAGCTGATTCCCACCTGGAACTGGATGGTGTCCATTATGGATTCTACTGAGGCTCAGTTACGTTATGGCTCAGCGTTGTCATCTGCTGGAGACCCTGGCCACCCCAGTCACCCGCTCCATGCTTCACAGCACTCTGCCCGCAGGGAGCGCATCAATGCACGAGAGGAGGCCAGCCTCCGCACCCTGGAAGGTCGAAG GAGAGCAGCTACCCTACTGACAGCTCGCCAGGGCATGATGTCAGCACGGGGTGACTTCCTGAACTACGCCTTGTCACTGATGCGCTCCCATAACGATGAGCACTCTGATGTGCTTCCCGTTCTCGACGTATGCTCATTGAAACACGTGGCCTATGTTTTCCAGGCTCTTATTTATTGGATTAAGGCCATGAACCAGCAGACCACTTTAGATACCCcacagatggacagaaaaag AAATCGAGAGATTCTCGAACTTGGTTTGGACAATGAGGATTCTGAACATGAGAACGATGAGGACACTAACCAGA GTTCAACTTTGCAGGATAAGGATGAGGACCCTGTTCCCGCTGAAACGGGTCAGAATCACCCTTTCTTCCGTCGGTCTGACTCCATGACCTTCCTTGGCTGCATCCCGCCCAACCCCTTTGATGTTCCTTTGCCTGAGGCCATTCCACTGGCAGACCAGCCgcacctcctgcag CCCAATGCCAGAAAGGAGGATCTGTTTGGCCGTCCCTCCCAGGGCTTGTACTCATCCTCCTTCATGGCAAACAAAGGCCTAGCTGAGGCAAGCGTGGACAGGAACTGCCTGGAGGTAAACATGGGCTCCTCTCTACCCTCCCCCTCTCAG ATCCTGCCCACTAAGATGTCTTACTCGGCAAACTTGAAGAATGTGATGAGCATGGAATCTGGCCAGCGCAATACTGGAACCCAGTCCATTGCCGACCATGAAATGGATACTTCAAAACCAGGGCCTTCACCCCAAGACCTGGCTGCCCAGCTTAAGAGCAGCCTCCTCGCCGAGATCGGCCTCACTGAGAGCGATGGGCCTCCTCTGCCTTCATTCAG ACCCCACTGTAGTTTCATGGGGATGATGATCTCACACGACATGCTACTGGGCCGCTGGCGTCTCTCACTGGAGCTCTTTGGGCGCGTCTTCATGGAGGATGTTGGAGCTGAGCCCGGATCG ATCCTTACAGAGTTGGGTGGGTTTGAGGTAAAGGAATCCAAGTTCCGACGGGAAATGGAGAAGTTGAGGAACCTGCAATCCCGTGACCTGGCCCTGGAGGTGGATCGGGATCGAGACCAGCTAATACAGCAGACCATGCGCCAGTTGAACGCACACTTCGGCAGACGCTGCACAACCACGCCCATGGCCGTGCATCGGGTGAAGGTGACCTTCAAAGATGAGCCGGGCGAGGGCAGCGGCGTCGCCCGCAGCTTCTACACAGCCATCGCTCTGGCCCTCCTCTCCAATGACAAACTGCCCAACCTGGACTGTGTCCAGAGTGTCAGCAAGGGAATGCAGGCCAGCAGTACGTGTCATCACGATTACAATTCAA ATCTAATGCAGCGTTTGAGGAACAGAGATCGTGAAAGGGAGAGAAGAAGTGGAGGGCTTCGAGCAGGATCTCGGAGAGACCGTGACAG AGACTCAAGGAGACAGTTGTCAATCGACACGAGGCCGTTCAGGCCGTCGTCAGAGGGAAACCCCAGTGACGAGCCTGACCCGCTGCCTGCACATCGACAGGCGTTGGGTGAAAGGCTCTACCCACGTGTCCACGCAATGCAACCG GCCTTTGCCAGCAAAATCACAGGCATGTTGCTGGAGCTGTCCCCAGCCCAGTTGCTTTTGCTTCTGGCGAGTGAGGATTCTCTTAGAGCCAGAGTGGAGGAAGCCATGGAACTGCTCATCGCTCATGGAAG AGAAAATGGTGCCGACAGCATATTGGACCTTGGTCTTCTGGAAGCTCCGGAAAAAGCACAA CAGCAAGAGAACCGCAAGCGTCATGGCTCAACTCGAAGCGTAGTCGATATGGAATTAGATGACCCAGATGATGGAGAAGACAACGCTCCTCTCTTTTACCAGCCAGGCAAGCGGGGCTTCTACTCCCCTCGCCCTGGCAAGAACACAGAAGCCAGGCTTAACTGCTTCCGTAACATTGGCAG AATATTGGGGTTATGTCTACTTCAGAACGAACTCTGTCCAATCACGTTAAACAGACATGTCATCAAAGTGCTGCTTGGAAGGAAG GTAAACTGGCACGACTTTGCCTTCTTCGACCCAGTTATGTACGAGAGCTTGCGGCAGCTTATCCGCCACTCTCAGGCTGGTGAAGCAGATGCAGTATTTGCTGCGATGGATTTGGCCTTTGCCATTGACCTCTGTAAAGAGGAAGGGGCAGGACAG GTGGAGCTTCTCTCTGGTGGGGTCAACATGCCAGTAACACCTCTTAACGTGTATGAGTATGTAAGGAAGTACGCTGAGCACCGAATGCTTGTTGTTGCTGAGCAGCCTCTTCAT GCGATGAGGAAAGGTTTACTGGATGTACTCCCTAAGAACGCCCTGGAGGACTTGACCGCGGAGGACTTCAGGCTGCTGGTCAACGGCTGCGGGGAAGTCAACGTCCAGATGCTCATCAGCTTCACCTCCTTCAACGACGAGTCTG GGGAAAATGCAGACAAGCTACTGCAGTTTAAACGCTGGTTTTGGTCTATTGTGGAGAAGATGAGCATGACTGAAAGGCAAGATCTG GTGTACTTCTGGACCTCAAGCCCTTCTTTGCCAGCCAGTGAGGAGGGCTTCCAACCGATGCCCTCCATTACCATCCGGCCTCCGGACGACCAGCACCTTCCCACAGCCAATACTTGCATTTCACGTCTTTACGTGCCACTCTATTCGTCAAAGCAGATACTCAAACAAAAACTCCTGCTAGCCATTAAGACCAAGAATTTTGGTTTTGTCTAG